ACGGAATACCTGTACCGCACCTTCTTCAGAAAGTTGCACTAGACCTTTTAGCAATTGTTTTTGCTTCAATGGATCGCGCAGACGAATACGACGGAAAAGTTCTGGTGCAAAGTTAGGGATACCCGCAAATTTCAGATTTTCGCCTTGCGTGAAAGTATCGCCAATCTGAATAGTGCCATGGTTATGTAAACCAATAATATCACCAGCGTATGCTTCTTCTGCACGAGAGCGATCTCCAGCCATGAAGGTAACCGCATCAGAAATACTTACTGTTTTACCAGTACGAACATGATTCATCTTCATACCTTGTTTGTAGGTACCAGATACCACGCGCATAAATGCAATACGGTCGCGATGTTTAGGATCCATATTTGCTTGAATCTTGAAGACAAAACCAGAGAAGTTTTCCTCAGTTGCTTCCACAACACGCTCATTAGCATGACGAGCTTTTGGCATTGGTGCCCACTCGGTCAAACCATCCAACATGTGGTCTACACCGAAGTTACCCAATGCAGTACCAAAGAAAACAGGTGTCAGTTCACCACTTAAGAATAAGTCTTCATCAAACTCATTCGATGCACCAATAACGAGTTCAAGCTCATCTCGAAGTTGCGCAGCAAGATCTTCACCCACTGCTTGCTCAAGTTCTGGGTTATCCAACCCTTTCACAATTCGAACTTCTTGAATAGTATGGCCTTGGCCTGTTGAGTACAAAATCGTTTCATCACGATGGATGTGATAAACACCTTTAAACTCTTTACCACAACCGATAGGCCAAGTAATTGGAGCACAAAGGATGTTAAGTTCGTTTTCAACTTCGTCCATCAACTCCATTGGGTCACGAATGTCGCGGTCCAATTTGTTCATAAAGGTGATGATCGGCGTATCACGCAGACGAGTTACTTCCATCAGTTTACGAGTACGATCTTCTACACCCTTCGCGGCATCGATAACCATTAAACATGAGTCAACAGCAGTTAGAGTACGGTAAGTATCTTCAGAGAAATCTTCGTGTCCAGGGGTATCTAGCAGGTTAACGAGAGAATCAGCATACGGAAATTGCATGACCGATGTGGTTACAGAGATACCACGTTCTTTCTCCATTTCCATCCAGTCCGATTTAGCGTGTTGTGACGAACCACGACCTTTAACCGAACCTGCTGTTTGGATCGCGTGTCCGAACAATAACACTTTTTCTGTAATGGTGGTTTTACCCGCATCTGGGTGGGATATGATCGCGAAAGTACGGCGTTTCGATACTTCGCCGACAAATGGACTATTTGACATGTGAAACCAATCTTCTTTTCTACCTAACAGGACACTTCCAAACAGCATCCTTGGCTATTCGGTTCAAATTTGGTCGGTATTCTCCCCTATTATCACGCTGGGGGCAACTTAAAGGCTAAAATGTCTCGCTACTAAGCACTTTCACCTGCCAAATCAGGGATCTTGGGCTATAACTTTAAGACATTGAAATGGATCTTTGAGTCTATGGTAGAAATAAAACCCACCCAATCCATCGCCTTTAAACAAGCGATTACCGTGTTTATCGTATCGATGCTACTGGGAATGGCCTTTAGCATAAACTATACGTTGCTCGACCTTCATCAAGAAAAAAACCGTCTTGAGGAGCATTATCGTTTTCAGCTTATGCAGAGTTATACCAATGCAAGTCAGGCAGCCTTCCGACTTAACCCTATCTTAGCCGAGCAAGTTGTTTCTAGTCTGATGAACGATCCTGCGATTCATCATGTGCAAATCATGGATGACTTTAACGAAATCCTATTTCAACAAACCAACCCAGCTCCCAAAGTGAGCGCATTTGTTGGGTTAGTGTCAAATTATATTTCTCCGACTAGCACCACATTCTCAACCAGCTTACATCAACCGAACTCATCTACCGTTGTGGGCTATTTACTCTTTTCGGTTAATACCAACACACTCGCGCAACGCTTCATCACCAAGCACGCAAACATGTTGCTCTTAGATTTATTGAGAACCTGCTTGTTGACCATCATTCTATTGATTTTTTTTTACTACAAACTGTCTCTACCCTTAATTCGATTAAGCCGTTGGGTACGCTCTTTGCGAGACAAGCAACACAGTTCACCAGACACATTATTTCGGGGTAATAACGAACTTAAGGAGCTAGCAGGTACCGTCCATCAGCTATGGCAAGAACGTGAAAGCGCAGAAGGAAAATTAAATAAGCTGGCTTACTACGACACACTAACAGGCTTAAATAACCGTAGTATGTTGATGAAAATGCTCAACGTGAACATAAAGAAAAGCGTCAAAGAGGGAACACAAGGAGCCCTGCTGTACTTAGATTTGGATCGTTTCAAAACCATTAACGATTCGTTGGGACACACCATTGGTGACAAGCTACTGATAGCCGTTGCAACCCGAATAGAAGAGTGGTCGCATTACAATTATGTCATTGCGCGTATCGGAGGCGATGAATTTGCCGTACTGATCCCTAGCTATCATGATAATGAAATCGAAGAAGTCGCTCAGCAACTGCTCGACACCTTATCTGCCCCATACATCGTCGATACACACCAGCTCTATTGCAGTAGCAGTATTGGTATCGCCCTATTTTCCGGTGCAAATAACGCCAATATCGACGTACTTCGACAGGCAGATACAGCACTCTATCGCGCTAAAGTACATGGCAGGAATACCTATCAGTTTTATCAACCGGAAATGCAGTCACAAATCGAAAGTTTCTTAAACATCGAGAAAGGGCTGCATGAAGCGCTTGCTTCAAATCAGCTTGAGCTTTTTTATCAACCTCAAGTCAATGCCCAGCATGAGATTGTCGGTGCTGAAGCACTAATTCGTTGGCATCATCCCCAAAAAGGTATTATTTCCCCTGGGATCTTTATGCCCATCGCAGAGGAAACTGGGCAAATTTTGCCTATCGGACACTGGATCATTGAAACCGCCTTTGCGCATTATGCCCAATGGCAAGCTCAAGGTCTTCTTCCTAAAAGCTTTTGTCGCTTGGCTATCAATATTAGTCCTCTTCAATTTGCTCAAGACAGTTTTGTCGAACAAATAGATCAAGCACTGAATAAATACCGCATTTCAGGACAGTCTATTGAATTAGAGATCACTGAGAACCTGCTGCTAGAGAATGTCGAAGTCGCCAGACAAAAAATGGCCCAGCTCAAGAAGTCTCACTTGCACCTTTCCATCGATGACTTTGGTACTGGTTACTCTTCTTTGCGTTATTTAAAGCATTTGGATGTGGATGTCCTTAAAATTGACCGTTCTTTTGTCACCCAACTCCATCAAGATGAAAATGACCAAGCGATTGTTGACACCATTTTAATGATCGCTAAGCGATTGAATCTAAGAGTGATTGCAGAAGGTGTAGAAAATGAGAACGAACTTAGAGCATTAAAACGCATGGGATGTAAACAGTTTCAAGGGTACTTATTTGATAAACCGTTAAATGAAGAAGAGTTGTTGCTCCGCTTTAAAACCACGCCCTATCAAGACGTGGCTAAAGAGACGACGGAATTAGATATTCATTCAGCAAAAAACATATAACTCATGATTAACGCGTCTTCCTTCCCTTTATTTGTCGGATAATAGTTAAGACGACGATCAATTTCATGAAACCCTAGTTGATCATAAAGTGCAATTGCTCGCTGATTACTTTCACGGACTTCTAGCCAGGCACTTTCTGCATTGGCTTGTTGACACAACTCAATAAAATAATTCGCTAGCAATCGGCCATACCCTTTCCCCTGCTCTTGAGGGGCAATAGCGATATTCAGTAACGATACTTCACCAACAATGTTCTGCGCATAAAAATAACCAACCACTTTGTCATCCACCAACATCGCGCTGTGCAATTGACCTCGACTTTTTAAGTCGTAAATCATTGACTGTTTCCATGGATGAGAATGAGCAGACTGCTCGATGGCCCAAACAGCATCAAGGTAACACTCAGAAAGAGCGACGAAAGAAACTGACATAAAACGATTAATCCTCGTAGGAACAAATCTGTTGCCACAGTGCTCGACGCTGTTGAGTATTACCGTCGATATCACGTAAATGTGGTGAAACCAATTGTTTGTGAACTGAAGTGGGTAAAGGTTTGCAACCAGCAAACCACAACCATTCTAGAGTGGAAAGATCAAATTGCATCAATTGAGCAAGATGAATAAAACACGTTTCACTGTTAATAACATGGAAACTATTGATCACTCTATCAAACATAGCCACTTCGACGGCTGTTGGGTATTCATCGCTGACCAAAACCAAACGGCAATGACTTGGCAGTTGATTTAGGGAAGGCTGATAGCCTTTTAAGCGTTCAGCATGCGTTAATTCCCAGCTTTGAATCCCCATCTCCTGAAGATAGGACAGGTGTGAATGTGACATAGAGTTGATCTGTTATTTTCGAAAGCCCAATGCTATCAAATAAGCACTAACTGACTCAAGCATCGAGCCTTCGCAATGACAGGTTAGACCGTTAATGCATAGCTCTGAAATTCGGAGCTACACTCAACTATGCCTGCTGGGGCACCCGCTTCGGTTTCCCAAAGGGTGAAGGTATGGCAATCATTGTCCGCCAACGTCAAGTTTGGGTTCGATTGAAAACCTAGTGATGTCCAAAATTCCAACTTTCCGGTAGCGATACATCCTGGATAACCTAAGTCGGAAAGGGAATCTAATCCCTCACGGATAAGTTGCGAACCAATACCTTGATGTCGATGAGGCTGACTTACACACACAGGAAAGATGCCCTGCCAATTGGTCTCTTCCCCTGAGATGGTTAAGGGGCTAAACATGGCATGTCCAATCACTTCACCTTCATCAGTACAAGCAACAAGTGACAAGGTCAAATGACCATTTTCACGAAGAGACATCACCAAATCAGCTTCCGCTTCAGTGGTAAATACCGACTTTAATAACCGGTCAATTAATAGAATATCTGCTGGTGCTTCAGTTCGAATAAGCATGAACTACCTCATTATTGGATTGTGCAGCAGGCTCAGATAGGCCTTTATGCACAAATTCAGCTAATTGTTGAAGTACAACTTGCATCGGTTTCGGGAATTGTTCTAAATCGATGCTATCCATCAAATTTTTCACTTCTAAACCAAGCTCTGTATCGCCTTCAATCAGTAAACGGCGCTGAAAGAAAAGAGTATCTGGGTCTTCTTTGCGTCCGGCTATCAATACTAAATCATTCAGGTTGCCACTGAAACGAACATCTTCAATTACTTCTTTATTAGCGATAATTAAATTGTCATTTTGATAACTTATGTACCAATGTAAATTCATATCGTGAATTTCGATTTTAAGCCATTTATCGCTCAAAAAAGCAAAATCACCATCATCAATAGCTTCCCGAAAAACCATCAACATACTGTCTAGCATGGCTTTTTTTTGAACAAACGAAGGAATTAAGTGTACTGGAGATCGCAAAATAGACGCGGCATTTTGCACTAATTGAGAACGTATCTTGTTAATCACGAGCATTATCCGTACTGTAGAACAAATAAGTCTCATACTAGATTAACTCTTAACCACAATTTCTGTTATGTATCAAAAAAACAGCGTCTAACTCCTTCTAATTGACATTGATAACGCAAAGTTATAGTTAATAAGCTTGGGATTATGTAACATCGTATCAATCGCATTTGGGGACTTTGGTAGTATTTTCATGCCTGCGCAAACATTATTGGACAATTTGCAGCACTGGTTCGCGAAGTTAACCGCTAATCGCACGTTTTTCTTTGCTATTTTGGATAGAGAGCATCGCTATGTCATGGTGAATGAGCGCTATTCAGAATTGGCACAACTGCAACCAAGTCAATTGGTAGGAATGAGTGATCAACCAATACTTGGCGACCATTATTATCGGTACTTGAAGCCGTTCTATGAACGAGCATTCCTAGGCGAGAACGTGGAAAATGAGATAGAATTTGAGCACCAAGGCATCCAATTCAGTCTCCTATTTACTCTTTCTCCCATTACATATAATGGACAAATTAGTCACGTTATTTTCCAAGCAAGCGACACTTCAGAAAAACATCAATTACTGAGCTCCTTAGACGAATCAGAACAAAAATTTCTTACCTTATCGACTCTGATTAAAGATGGCTTATTACTGGTTGAAAACAATACTATTCTTTCAGCCAACCCAGCAGCTGCACGTTTACTTGGCTTTGAAGATCACAGTGAATTGTTAGGAGAAGAACTATCTCCACTATTTATTGATGGGCAAACGCATTTGGGGATGGCGCCAGGCTTCACAGAACAGCTATCAACCTCCCCTATCATCTGTCAAACCAGTACTCGTTGTGGCTTTGAGAGGTTAGTCGCCTTAAATACCGCCTGGACTCCCATGTGGGGTCAACACTCACAGCTCATCTTGATGCAAGAGTACTCTCCCAGTCCAAGTGAGTCTGTGCCAGCAGCTCTCAATAGCCTAGATATCCACCTCGACCCTCTCACTGGGTTATATAATCGTTTGGGGTTTAGTAAACGGGTTGATCAGCTCATTAAAACATCAACTCCGTCACTTATGCTCTATTTGGACGTGGATAACTTTAAAAATATCAATGACTCACTAGGCCACCACGTCGGTGATAAAGTCATTCGTGAAATTGCAGCGCGTTTAAAACGAATTCTTCCACCCCATGCCATTCTTGGTCATTTGGGAGCGGATGAGTTTGCTATCATCTGGCCAAATCCCGAACATCAACGCGCAGCCGAAATGCTGTCTGATCGAATCATCTCTTTGATTAATCAACCATTTGATCTGCACCATTTTACCAAACGACTTTCCTGCTCCATCGGCAGTGTTCGTTATCCAGAAAATGGGCAAAATGCTCGGGTATTACTGCAAAATGCAGATACTGCTATGTATGAAGCCAAAGAGCGTGGGCGTAACCGTTTGATTATTTACAATGATCAGATGAATAAAGAAGCGCGAGCAAGGTTATGGCTTGAGATCGAATTGCAAAAAGCATTGCAGCAAAACGGGTTAGAGGTATGGTATCAGCCGAAAGTGAATGCCCGTGATTTTAGTATTAACGGCGCAGAAGCACTAGTGCGCTGGAAGCACCCCGTCGAAGGCTACATTAGCCCCGCTTCTTTCATCCCTGTGGCTGAAAAATCAGGATTGATTGAACATTTAGGTCGGGTGGTTATTCGCGAAGTATTTACCACGGTAAAACGTTGGAAACAACAGGGTATATTACCCGGACGAGTTGCGATAAACCTTTCGCCTGAGCAATTTGGCAATAGACAGCTACTTGATTACCTAGATAAACAACTGCGTATTACTGGATTAGAACCGAGCTGTATTACCTTTGAGCTTACCGAAACAGCCGTAATGAGCAATAGTGATAACACCTTGCAAATGCTCAATGCCATTAAAAAGTTAGGCTTTACACTTTCGATTGATGACTTTGGAACGGGTTACTCGTCATTAGCGTATTTAGCTCGCTTTCCACTAGACGAACTCAAGATCGACCGCGGCTTTATTAATGATATTGATCAACTGCCAAAACAAATCACTGTAATAGAAAACATCATAAACTTGGGCAAATCATTAGATATGAGCGTCGTGGCGGAAGGGGTAGAAACCCAACAACAAGCCGCCCTACTATCAAATCTAAATTGTAATACGATTCAAGGCTTTCATTTTTACCGCCCTCAACCAAAACAAGAAGTAGAAGAACTGTTTGTCAAAAACTGCCGTCACAGAAAAAGAAACAGCGAACTTTAGAATGAACTAAACCTAATTTACATCAAACCCTTTACGCAATTTTGTTCATAAAATACCACGACTTATTAGACACAATAGTAATTGAGCCATGGAACTTTTATGTCCGGCAGGGAATCTTCCTGCCCTAAAAACGGCGATCGATTGTGGTGCAGATGCCGTCTATATCGGTTTTAAAGACGACACCAATGCTCGACACTTTGCAGGCCTTAACTTTGCTGGTAAAAAACTCGACAAAGCGGTAGATTACGTCAAAAATCACGGGAAAAAGCTGCATGTTGCAATAAATACTTTTGCCCATCCTGATGGCTTTGAACGCTGGACAAACGCCATTGATCAAGCAGCACAACTTGGCATTGACGCACTCATTGTCGCCGATATTGCTTTATTGGATTATATCAGTGAACACTACCCACAGATTGATATTCACCTTTCAGTACAAGCTTCCGCAACCAACAGTAAAGCAATTGAATTTTATAAAAATAACTTCAATATCAAACGGGTTGTGTTACCCCGAGTACTCTCTATCCATCAAGTGCGCCAGCTCTCCCGCTCCATTCCTAACGATGTCGAGCTAGAAGTATTTGCCTTTGGTAGCTTGTGCATTATGTCCGAAGGTCGTTGTTACCTCTCTTCTTACTTAACCGGAGAG
This genomic window from Vibrio tritonius contains:
- the rimI gene encoding ribosomal protein S18-alanine N-acetyltransferase — its product is MSVSFVALSECYLDAVWAIEQSAHSHPWKQSMIYDLKSRGQLHSAMLVDDKVVGYFYAQNIVGEVSLLNIAIAPQEQGKGYGRLLANYFIELCQQANAESAWLEVRESNQRAIALYDQLGFHEIDRRLNYYPTNKGKEDALIMSYMFFAE
- the ubiU gene encoding ubiquinone anaerobic biosynthesis protein UbiU, with product MELLCPAGNLPALKTAIDCGADAVYIGFKDDTNARHFAGLNFAGKKLDKAVDYVKNHGKKLHVAINTFAHPDGFERWTNAIDQAAQLGIDALIVADIALLDYISEHYPQIDIHLSVQASATNSKAIEFYKNNFNIKRVVLPRVLSIHQVRQLSRSIPNDVELEVFAFGSLCIMSEGRCYLSSYLTGESPNTVGACSPAKYVRWQETPSGLESRLNEVLIDHYAHGENAGYPTLCKGRFIAELEGQPKRYHALEEPTSLNTLSMLPELFAANIASVKIEGRQRSPAYVEQVTKTWRSAIDRYLAAPQQYKVAPAWDATLANVSEGTQTTLGAYHRKWQ
- a CDS encoding GNAT family N-acetyltransferase; its protein translation is MLIRTEAPADILLIDRLLKSVFTTEAEADLVMSLRENGHLTLSLVACTDEGEVIGHAMFSPLTISGEETNWQGIFPVCVSQPHRHQGIGSQLIREGLDSLSDLGYPGCIATGKLEFWTSLGFQSNPNLTLADNDCHTFTLWETEAGAPAGIVECSSEFQSYALTV
- a CDS encoding putative bifunctional diguanylate cyclase/phosphodiesterase; translation: MVEIKPTQSIAFKQAITVFIVSMLLGMAFSINYTLLDLHQEKNRLEEHYRFQLMQSYTNASQAAFRLNPILAEQVVSSLMNDPAIHHVQIMDDFNEILFQQTNPAPKVSAFVGLVSNYISPTSTTFSTSLHQPNSSTVVGYLLFSVNTNTLAQRFITKHANMLLLDLLRTCLLTIILLIFFYYKLSLPLIRLSRWVRSLRDKQHSSPDTLFRGNNELKELAGTVHQLWQERESAEGKLNKLAYYDTLTGLNNRSMLMKMLNVNIKKSVKEGTQGALLYLDLDRFKTINDSLGHTIGDKLLIAVATRIEEWSHYNYVIARIGGDEFAVLIPSYHDNEIEEVAQQLLDTLSAPYIVDTHQLYCSSSIGIALFSGANNANIDVLRQADTALYRAKVHGRNTYQFYQPEMQSQIESFLNIEKGLHEALASNQLELFYQPQVNAQHEIVGAEALIRWHHPQKGIISPGIFMPIAEETGQILPIGHWIIETAFAHYAQWQAQGLLPKSFCRLAINISPLQFAQDSFVEQIDQALNKYRISGQSIELEITENLLLENVEVARQKMAQLKKSHLHLSIDDFGTGYSSLRYLKHLDVDVLKIDRSFVTQLHQDENDQAIVDTILMIAKRLNLRVIAEGVENENELRALKRMGCKQFQGYLFDKPLNEEELLLRFKTTPYQDVAKETTELDIHSAKNI
- a CDS encoding sensor domain-containing protein, whose amino-acid sequence is MPAQTLLDNLQHWFAKLTANRTFFFAILDREHRYVMVNERYSELAQLQPSQLVGMSDQPILGDHYYRYLKPFYERAFLGENVENEIEFEHQGIQFSLLFTLSPITYNGQISHVIFQASDTSEKHQLLSSLDESEQKFLTLSTLIKDGLLLVENNTILSANPAAARLLGFEDHSELLGEELSPLFIDGQTHLGMAPGFTEQLSTSPIICQTSTRCGFERLVALNTAWTPMWGQHSQLILMQEYSPSPSESVPAALNSLDIHLDPLTGLYNRLGFSKRVDQLIKTSTPSLMLYLDVDNFKNINDSLGHHVGDKVIREIAARLKRILPPHAILGHLGADEFAIIWPNPEHQRAAEMLSDRIISLINQPFDLHHFTKRLSCSIGSVRYPENGQNARVLLQNADTAMYEAKERGRNRLIIYNDQMNKEARARLWLEIELQKALQQNGLEVWYQPKVNARDFSINGAEALVRWKHPVEGYISPASFIPVAEKSGLIEHLGRVVIREVFTTVKRWKQQGILPGRVAINLSPEQFGNRQLLDYLDKQLRITGLEPSCITFELTETAVMSNSDNTLQMLNAIKKLGFTLSIDDFGTGYSSLAYLARFPLDELKIDRGFINDIDQLPKQITVIENIINLGKSLDMSVVAEGVETQQQAALLSNLNCNTIQGFHFYRPQPKQEVEELFVKNCRHRKRNSEL
- a CDS encoding DNA polymerase III subunit psi, which produces MSHSHLSYLQEMGIQSWELTHAERLKGYQPSLNQLPSHCRLVLVSDEYPTAVEVAMFDRVINSFHVINSETCFIHLAQLMQFDLSTLEWLWFAGCKPLPTSVHKQLVSPHLRDIDGNTQQRRALWQQICSYED
- the ubiT gene encoding ubiquinone anaerobic biosynthesis accessory factor UbiT; this encodes MINKIRSQLVQNAASILRSPVHLIPSFVQKKAMLDSMLMVFREAIDDGDFAFLSDKWLKIEIHDMNLHWYISYQNDNLIIANKEVIEDVRFSGNLNDLVLIAGRKEDPDTLFFQRRLLIEGDTELGLEVKNLMDSIDLEQFPKPMQVVLQQLAEFVHKGLSEPAAQSNNEVVHAYSN
- the prfC gene encoding peptide chain release factor 3, with protein sequence MSNSPFVGEVSKRRTFAIISHPDAGKTTITEKVLLFGHAIQTAGSVKGRGSSQHAKSDWMEMEKERGISVTTSVMQFPYADSLVNLLDTPGHEDFSEDTYRTLTAVDSCLMVIDAAKGVEDRTRKLMEVTRLRDTPIITFMNKLDRDIRDPMELMDEVENELNILCAPITWPIGCGKEFKGVYHIHRDETILYSTGQGHTIQEVRIVKGLDNPELEQAVGEDLAAQLRDELELVIGASNEFDEDLFLSGELTPVFFGTALGNFGVDHMLDGLTEWAPMPKARHANERVVEATEENFSGFVFKIQANMDPKHRDRIAFMRVVSGTYKQGMKMNHVRTGKTVSISDAVTFMAGDRSRAEEAYAGDIIGLHNHGTIQIGDTFTQGENLKFAGIPNFAPELFRRIRLRDPLKQKQLLKGLVQLSEEGAVQVFRPLQNNDLIVGAVGVLQFDVVVARLKSEYNVEAIYESVNVATARWVECDDAKKFDEFQRKNQTHLALDGGDNLAYIAPTMVNLNLAKERFPEVDFRATREH